The genome window CCGTCACAATCTACTTTACATCTATCAGACTTTATCAGATGATGTGGGTCTACTACAACATGGGGTGttattaaatttgtatttcattttcctAAAACATTCCTGTGGATCTAAATTGCAAtctcaaatgtgttttctagGGAAACtttgcattttattaacatCTAACTTATTTTGTCAAGTAATAAAGTGCTACATGGTAACCTAGTAAATGACAGCTCTCAAATCACTATACTTAATAATTACTTAGTAAttgtttcacaatttaaatgaaatatgtgCAATTAGTGTAAAACtagtttgaaatgttaatatCATTGTTATCAATAGTTATCAGGTAATATCATACTAAATGTCTTAAACGGATAACTTAAATTTTGGCCAAAATTATGAACATTTAGTATGAAAAAAGTTTGTGTTAAGttataacattatttaaactaatttaCTTAGTTAAATATCCAAAATCACTCATCATCACTCATCAAATATACTATTAACTACCCAATAATTAGCAACTACTGCAAGTAGTCAGTTTAAAATTTACCTGAAATAATCAATAACCAAATTTGGattaagaaagaagaaatgtaatttttggGGGTTTTTATTACAATGTATGTAGGTAAATTTCAAAACTGTCCTGTAGACATTTCTGTTCCTCAATGATTAAAAAAGTATGTAATACTGTGACATcagaaaactgaactgaagaccCATGAGATAATGCACTGGATTATAATAGTATATACCTTAATCACAATATCCATCACAATTTCAATTTCTCACAAACTACTAATTTTCTAATACTGTACTAATTACACACTAATCCTGACAGTTACATTACAATTATGCAGAAATTTACACTAAACACGtgcatttcaacatttctaaTATGGCTGTAAGCACATTACAAATGGCAAAATACAAGCTGCAAAATGATCAAGTGCTTtacaaatacactgtaaaaaaacaaagcatgttCTTCTATTGGAGAGCAGCAACTTCACAGCAGCAACTGGTGTTCTGCCGTGGACAGCATGACTGCCGAATGGTTTGTTTATGATAGACTGGAACAGATGTTAGCTAGCTCCAATGATTCCTTCTAGTGTTTAGCTGTTAGGGGTTTTTTGAGCTTATTGAGTATTCTCCAAAAACTCTGAGGTAGCTTCCCAGCAACTTGATAACATAGATTCAGCATtcagaaaaaacactgcaaaagaTGACAACAGAATATCTATAGGTCTAAATGTTTCTCTAGAAACacttcagtttgtacatgtggCAGTTGTCTGCAACATTTCCAGACACAGTTGGACACTTTTGTTGTTTCCATACTTTAGGATGCACATGATCCATAATAGAAGACTGATCTCTATTCTTGGAGTATAGCTTGTATCATGCAGTAGAACCCCTTCTGGCTGAAATTTCATTGCTACTAGTCAAAATGGTACTTAGTAGATTTGAAGCGGGTACTTAGTAGTCTGTGTGGCCCCCACGTGCTTGTATACATCCCTGACAGCATCACGGCatcccagaggtgttctattagATTCAGGAGAGTGTGGGGCCCAGTCAAAGGCAacaattccttcatcctccaggaactgccagcatactctcaccacatgaggcTGGGTATTGTCGTGCCCCTAGAGGAACCCAGGACCaactgcaccagtgtagggtctgacagtgggtccaaAGATTATGTCTCAATACCTAactacattttagtcatttatcagacacttttatccaaagcaacttacataTGTCAGTAGGCAGGGTGAGCATGACCCTTGCCTAAAGagagctgggatttgaaccccagtctcccacatgggaggcagtgatgttaccactacactaaccagctgtgCAATttaatggcactcagggtgctcTTTAGCCTATAGAGGTCTGTGCATCCCACCATTGATATGTCTCCCAAAACCATTACTGGTCTACCACCAAAGCAGTCTTGCAGAGTGATGTTGCAGGCAGCACAATATTCTCCATGGCTCCTCCAGACCTTTTCACTTCTGTCACGTCACAAGATGTGTGGTTTGCTCTGTAAAAAGCACAGGGGGCCAGGGCCAGACCTGGGGATTGTTTTTGGGTTtatctcattgttgcccctctagtgcatttcatttctttttcattaacCCCAAAGcaactgaaactgattaacaacctcCTCTGCTACATGACTGACCAGGTTAATATCCCAAatgtttaactgacttgatactaaactctgattaaaaagtgttcctttaagtTTTTGAGCAATGTGCAGTCCACACAAAAGGTTCAGCTCATCCAACCTTGAGCAATCAGTTGTCCTTGTTTATCTTGCAgtgaaagagatggaggagaacgCAGAAGAAAACAAGGTCACGGTATGATTTTCCACTTTCATTAATGATTATTGTTAAAGAACAGCATGTTTTACTTCTTTGACCCTGTTATCACTGAAAGAaattatcatcatcacatcCAAAATTGGTTGTCATGTGAAATCAAGATGCAAAAAGTAACttattgaattaattattatttttgcacaaCTATATAAAACACTCAAAAACAGAGCTTATTATGTCTGTAACGATCAAATTAGATGCAGTGAACATTGGAAAGACAAGTCTGCACAAACCATACATAGGGGAAAGGGGGGGAAACATGGATAAGAACCCAAATGACAAAtgtatttctcaaaatgtttacatttatggatggatttttatttacataaactaAATGTCGTATGTTTTTACATAgactaaatgtttctttatttatttacagaagtCAATGAAGATTTCTGAAGAGCTcgacaggaagaagaaatgtcaaatggaaattaaaatgttgcttGATAGACTTCACTTTCAAGACAAAAATCAACAGAAATTGTCTCCTGCAGATTTTCTTCAAATAAATCTGTCTATGAAACAGGACCATGACACCTCTGAGAAAGATCTTGCCCGAACGTTTCTTCAAAAGCTGATGATGTTAGACTACAGAACCAGATATATTCCTGTACAAGACAGTCATGAAGTGAACACTGTGATGTCTATTCCAATATTAGAGAACTTTGACACCAATGATGATGATCTAGACTGTCTTTTCAGCACCAGTGTGGACATTGATGAATTGAAAGACACTCATGTTCATCCAATGGATGTTCAAATGGCAGTATTTCACTATTCAGACAACTTCCTTAAACAGAGCATGGTTACAAAACTATCACAATGTCAATATGCCTTGCCTTTGCTTGTTCCTGACCCACTCACAATGGATATTGAGTTTCCTCTGTGGACATttagacaaataataaaaacatggaaGGTAACTCAAGTTCAAGATGATTCAAACGGTGTCATGACATGTATGCCAATCTGCAAAGCCGAGACACctatggtgttttttttccGCTTGGACTCACCATCAGTGTCTAAATCTGAGCTGATGAACACGATGATCAACAATCGCCACAGCACCTTCTTCCACAGAAACTGTCCAGGTAGCACCAAATCTTGCTATTTGATGGATGGTGTGGCAGAAATTGCCTGGTACTGCCCTGCTGGAAAGCATAATGATGCCTTTACTGACTGCATTGCCTTCTGTAATCTTCATGGTGATGCTCTGTTGAGTGAAAAACAGCGTGACATATTGATTGAAAAGTCTTCAGTCAATGTTGTTCTTGCACCAACTCTGAAAAAAGGCCACGAAAGTTCTATAGTCATCACAAACCTTTACAAAAATCCAGAGCCTCTCATTATTCTTATTGCTGATGATGATTGTAATGCAATTCAgatgaaaaagggaaaatacaAAATGGGTCTGAAAGACAGAAGCCTATCAGATGTATCTGAACAGCTGAAAAAAATCATTGCAGAAGTTTTGTCCGGACAGCATAAATCCTTCCAGCTTGAAACAATGGCACAGGTCTCTGGCGTCAGAGTAGATGAAGATGACATATTCTGCCAAAAAGGGAAATCTGCTGCAATGAAATTAGTGGATTTGCTTCAGGACATGGATGTCACAAAGATCAAAGATAAATTCCTCCCATGTCAAGGCAAACTGTGGCATGACTGGTGCAAAACGAACAAAGAACTGTATCACCACAAAGGACaaactgaggaggaaaaatcGAACAATCTAaagaaactgatgaaaataCGACAAGATCAATGCACTGTTTCCTGTAGTGAAGTGATGAAGCTGTTCATTGAAAGCCTGTCATCATTGTCATCAACAGAAAAAGAGTATTTCCTGAAATGGACTCAGATCTTAATAGATGCGCTCTCCTCAAATGAACTCTTAACAATTCTCCAAACTTATGATAAAAAGTGGTCGGAAGTCTTgattctgaaaaaaaaacatgacaaatctgATGTGTTGAACAGCAAACAAACTGAGCTTGAACAAATATCAAAAACACTACAGTCTGCATCATTTGGCTTGGAGCACATCTTTAGAGAAATGGGACAGATCTATGAAGCCCATGAAtctgtgcagaaacaaagaaaaaggggACAGACCGACTGGACTAAATACCCTGAGCTGGCTGCAGAACTGATGATCTCAGGACACCCAGTGGAGCTGATGGATGGTGATGCAGGTCATGTACCTTTAAAATGGATCTCTAGTCTTTTGAATGAGGTCATCAGGAAACTTGGCAACAGGAGACTTTTTGTGTTGTCAGTTTTGGGCGTACAAAGCAGTGGAAAATCAACAATGCTGAATGCCATGTTTGGACTGCAGTTTGCAGTGAGTGCTGGCAGGTGCACTAAGGGTGCATTCATGCAACTGGTCAAGGTGTCAAAGGAAATGACGACAGAATTTCGGTTTGACTATATTCTGGTGGTGGACACTGAAGGACTGCGAGCTCTTGAGCTGGCAGGTAACAGCACTCTTCACCATGACAACGAGCTGGCAACATTTGTTGTTGGTCTGGGCAACATGACATTGATCAACATCTTTGGAGAGAATCCAGCTGACATGCAAGATGTTTTGCAGATTGTTGTTCACGCTTTCATGAGGATGAAGAAAGTTCGTCTTTCTCCAAGTTGTGTCTTTGTTCACCAGAATGTTTCCGAtattgcagcagcagagaaaaacatggatGGAAAGAGACGCCTGCAAGAAAAACTGGACCAGATGGCTCAACTGGCAGCCAAAGAGGAGGGTTGTAATGCTGAGTGTTTCAGTGATGTCATCGCTTTTGATGTTCAGAAGGATGTAAAATACTTTGCTCAACTATGGGAGGGAAGTCCACCTATGGCTCCACCAAATCCAGGTTACAGTGAGAGTGTCCAAGACCTGAAGAAAATCATTGTCTCTAAAGCTTCACAGTCTGCTGGGATCACTCTCTCacagttcaacaacaaaatCCAGGACCTGTGGAACGCCCTGATGAATGaacactttgttttcagcttcaagAACACACTTGAAATTGCAGTGTACAGAAAACTTGAGGTCCAGTATGGAAATTGGACCTGGTCCCTGAGGAGCAACATGTTGTCCATTGAAAACAAGCTTTACACCAGAATTGAAAATGGAAAACTTGACCAGGTTGAGCTCAGTTATCTTTTTGAAGAAATAAGCAAAACCTACGAACAAATCAAAGAAGATCTGACAACATACTTTGATGATGAGCGAGACAAAGAAATGTTGGTTCAGTGGCGAGGCCGATTTGAAAGCAAGATCAAGGAGTTTAATGAAGAACTGGTGAGAggagtgaaaagaaaactaGATGAAGTCATCCAACAGAAGGCTGCTTGTAAAAAGCTTGATGACAAGAAGCCAGAGTTTGAGAACAAGCTGCTACAAAAGAGCAAAGAACTCGCTCATAAGTTAAAAGACAAGgacaaagatgaagaagaactTGAAAAGCAGTTCAACTCCGTTTGGAGTGTCTGGGTTGGTGAACTAACTGCGGACACAAAACCTATTCAGGATATTACATTGGAAGATGATCAGTTGACTGTCCTCGAAGAGCTCGGGTTCGAATGGGATCTCATCAATGCATGCAAAAATAgtgacaaatacaaacacatatcAAGGCTTGGAAATTATTTTCAATATCTTTACCCCAACAAGCACCAGGAGCAGCAAAGCCAACAATCTGGAGACAATGTACAGGGCAAAGGCACAAGAGGGCAGGGCGTGGTCAAAAACATGGTTCATTTCTTTTCAAGAAGTGCTACAAAAATAGTACATTACTTTAAATGGCATCAGTTTGAACCTATCAGATCACTAATTGATGATGCTGAAAAAGAGTCCCTTGATGCAATAAAGAGAAAACCTGTGGCTGTAAGAGGCTACAGACTGACTTACCTGCAGGAAATGGCCAAAATTGTTAAAGAAAAAGTGACtgaatttgaattaaaaaataaatacactctCAAGAAGGAGTTCACAGTGGAtctcttactgtatgtgtttcacAGAGCTCAGGGTTGGCTTTCTGAGTCCCACAACAAATTCAAAGAGAATAACGATGCCCTCACTTACGTAGAAAACAAGAAGATACGGTATTACAACATTTTCAGAAGcttctgcagaggaaactcTTCTGCTGTTGTGCTTGGAGAACTGATCTGTGAAAAACTGAAGGTTTCCCTTGTTGAGGCTGTTTGGAACAAGAGTGCCATTGATCTGGCCGGAGAGATGAGGTGCAGTTTCCCAGCATTCAGTGGGAACAGGCTGAACTTGGAGAAACATGTGTTGAAGTTACTGGCAGAAGAAGAGAACTTTGATCATTTCATCACCTATATCCGACATCCAAGGAAACATGTGGAGAGTTTTATAAAACGGGAAGTTAAGAAATACATTCACACAGACCACAAAGATAAAGCTGCGAATATACTCAAGAGAAATGTTGAAGATATCAACAAACTGGTGAAGCAAGCTTTATTTATGACAACAGAGGAAGTCAAAACCCAGAATGGAGAGACAGAAACGTGGCTGGACAAATTCTGGAGTTTGCTAAAACATGAGCTGACATTTGATACCATCTCTTCTCAAAACTTCAGTGACATAAACAATTTTGACTTTCTtaaagaggaggtggagaaaggTCTTGCACGCATCATTAATGAGATGAACAATTCATCATTCAATAAGATGACGACATTCAGGATGAAACCCGATCAAATCCTCATCGATCAGCTGTGTAAGTGCTGCTGGGTGAAGTGTCCATTCTGTGGAGCAGCTTGTACCAACACTTTGGAAGATCACAGTCCTGATGAACACAGCGTTCCTTTCCACCGGTCCACTGCAGTCAGTGGTAGGCACCACAGGCACTCAGAGGATATGAGTCTCGAGTTCTGTACGACAAATGTTGCAAGTGACAGAAGTTTTTACACTTCTGATTCGGAACAGCCCGTTCTCTATAAACTATATCACACTGCTGGACCGAAATATGCCAGCTGGAGAATCACTCCTGATGTGTCTAAACTGGCATACTGGAAGTGGTTTGTGTGTCGATTTCAAGAGCAGCTGGAAGatcattataaattaaaattcGAGAACAAAGGAGAAATTCCCGATGACTGGAAAACATATTCTAAAGAAGAAGCAATTCAAAGTTTGGATgaaatgtatatgtgtgagtgAATCAAAAAGCCTTCCTCACGTTGGTCAGCGAGGACATTTGCAGCAGAATGcaatctttgtttttctgtttgggCATGGGTTATAAGAATTTAGCTAATTTTTAACATTAATCACTGACAATGATATTTGCTccgttgttgtttttttaaccctATGTATAGGAAACCATCGGTTGgtattttttgtatgtttttcaaatattttttgaattttgtacattttaagtTTACTCatcaaaaaatataaagtatgaATTATATAAGGAATGTTTTAAAGGAAttgttaaagctacagtatgtcgCCTtcttcttatatatttttagaagAAATGAGTTCCAAACTTATTGTGCATAGGTGTTGTTGATGCTTCCCAGTATAGTCAGACTCCCTGGACAGCCTAGCAGCACTACATATTATGAAGATGCAGTTAGATCATGAGTCTGATTTGTTAAGACGCACAGTTAAAAATGTTGGTTTGCActatgaaaagcagcaaatgtgtcagtgtgctccagtcttttctttttctaagcAGTGCAAAGAGATGTGCTTCTGGAGGGTTTTGAGCGAGGGTCCCCTCCTTAAGGTTGAAGGATTTTTTGTCATATATTAAACTGAGTAACAACACAGAAATTTGTTATTACAAAGATGAAtcactgtgaataaaaataactaccatgtgtcactttgtttctcaaatgcttttttttctttgcaggttCAACACTTGCATTTGTCTAAACTGTTTTTCTGacatcaaacaaacagagaagtgTTACTGTTGGCACTGTGTTTATACAGATTTGGTGACACAGTAACATTTTATAACAGCAAGTGCAGAGTacaattttcttttaaattataaataataaaaaaatgtgcatgaGGCCACTGGAACTGTAGCTGCTTTTGTTAACATGAGACTGGGAAATGTTTATCACAGTCCAGTCCAAGAGTCCAAGAGTGATCAGTCAAAATATTTTGATATAATTTATGAAATAATtattacagtttaaataaagtttataagTATCAATAATTCTTTTAGTACTTAAGCTCAGCCTTAGTtgtattaaaatggaaaaacttgatgcctttaatgtaattaaaatggAGTTTAATTCAAAACACTACTATGTGAAAAACACTTTGATAATAGAATATCAGCTTATATCAGtaaaacacacttaaaatgtTCCTCAGAATAGCAGAAAACACTTGACATTTACACTTAATATCACACAAGAACAATGTTCTGTGTACATCAGATTTCAGTTAACTAAAAGGTGTAAATACAGATCAATAACACAATATTTGTATTATCAGACACACCTATTACTATACACATACttcacatatataaatacactgtacatacattcaTATAAAGAGATATGCATCAAATTGT of Anabas testudineus chromosome 8, fAnaTes1.2, whole genome shotgun sequence contains these proteins:
- the LOC113157227 gene encoding interferon-induced very large GTPase 1-like, with the translated sequence MRLGIVVPLEEPRTNCTSVGSDMKEMEENAEENKVTKSMKISEELDRKKKCQMEIKMLLDRLHFQDKNQQKLSPADFLQINLSMKQDHDTSEKDLARTFLQKLMMLDYRTRYIPVQDSHEVNTVMSIPILENFDTNDDDLDCLFSTSVDIDELKDTHVHPMDVQMAVFHYSDNFLKQSMVTKLSQCQYALPLLVPDPLTMDIEFPLWTFRQIIKTWKVTQVQDDSNGVMTCMPICKAETPMVFFFRLDSPSVSKSELMNTMINNRHSTFFHRNCPGSTKSCYLMDGVAEIAWYCPAGKHNDAFTDCIAFCNLHGDALLSEKQRDILIEKSSVNVVLAPTLKKGHESSIVITNLYKNPEPLIILIADDDCNAIQMKKGKYKMGLKDRSLSDVSEQLKKIIAEVLSGQHKSFQLETMAQVSGVRVDEDDIFCQKGKSAAMKLVDLLQDMDVTKIKDKFLPCQGKLWHDWCKTNKELYHHKGQTEEEKSNNLKKLMKIRQDQCTVSCSEVMKLFIESLSSLSSTEKEYFLKWTQILIDALSSNELLTILQTYDKKWSEVLILKKKHDKSDVLNSKQTELEQISKTLQSASFGLEHIFREMGQIYEAHESVQKQRKRGQTDWTKYPELAAELMISGHPVELMDGDAGHVPLKWISSLLNEVIRKLGNRRLFVLSVLGVQSSGKSTMLNAMFGLQFAVSAGRCTKGAFMQLVKVSKEMTTEFRFDYILVVDTEGLRALELAGNSTLHHDNELATFVVGLGNMTLINIFGENPADMQDVLQIVVHAFMRMKKVRLSPSCVFVHQNVSDIAAAEKNMDGKRRLQEKLDQMAQLAAKEEGCNAECFSDVIAFDVQKDVKYFAQLWEGSPPMAPPNPGYSESVQDLKKIIVSKASQSAGITLSQFNNKIQDLWNALMNEHFVFSFKNTLEIAVYRKLEVQYGNWTWSLRSNMLSIENKLYTRIENGKLDQVELSYLFEEISKTYEQIKEDLTTYFDDERDKEMLVQWRGRFESKIKEFNEELVRGVKRKLDEVIQQKAACKKLDDKKPEFENKLLQKSKELAHKLKDKDKDEEELEKQFNSVWSVWVGELTADTKPIQDITLEDDQLTVLEELGFEWDLINACKNSDKYKHISRLGNYFQYLYPNKHQEQQSQQSGDNVQGKGTRGQGVFEPIRSLIDDAEKESLDAIKRKPVAVRGYRLTYLQEMAKIVKEKVTEFELKNKYTLKKEFTVDLLLYVFHRAQGWLSESHNKFKENNDALTYVENKKIRYYNIFRSFCRGNSSAVVLGELICEKLKVSLVEAVWNKSAIDLAGEMRCSFPAFSGNRLNLEKHVLKLLAEEENFDHFITYIRHPRKHVESFIKREVKKYIHTDHKDKAANILKRNVEDINKLVKQALFMTTEEVKTQNGETETWLDKFWSLLKHELTFDTISSQNFSDINNFDFLKEEVEKGLARIINEMNNSSFNKMTTFRMKPDQILIDQLCKCCWVKCPFCGAACTNTLEDHSPDEHSVPFHRSTAVSGRHHRHSEDMSLEFCTTNVASDRSFYTSDSEQPVLYKLYHTAGPKYASWRITPDVSKLAYWKWFVCRFQEQLEDHYKLKFENKGEIPDDWKTYSKEEAIQSLDEMYMCE